The DNA sequence agtggtcaagtatggttttagaatacaaaacagcagtatgcatgcttgatgaaaataaattcggatacttagaaatttttcttctgtctaaagatgtggataaatttctttggataacttgttttcattgaacatggcatattgataaagaactccagaatgttatgcttctgctcaaaagtgctgcttaacattgtttttggttacggactgatatgaatgcaagtatggattgtttaggttttctgtatgttcttattttggttgcttaaagctaaataacacacagaaaacttaaaattattttctttataaattgagaactcacatgatttttgttttgctccttaggtaactcttacatgaacttgaatagtgtcttgatgctaactggaaccaactatagagcttggctagattctgtagagaactatatgggaatgcatgagaatatagactattgctttgCTGAGGAAAAGCCTGAAGAGTTgactgaaaagagcactaagaaggaaactaatctttacaagaagtggcatagatccaatagaatggctaagaaccttaTCCGAACATCTGTGTCtaagactgtcaggggaagtacagaagaacctgagctagcatcagattttttggaactcataggtgctaagtttaaagaaagtgaaaaagcagaagcagctaggctaaccaaggagtttcatgacttaaagtacatgggttcagggggagttagagagcatattatgaagatgatcaatataattgtatagagatctcccaacatcttccatatcgcctcagcagtttcacattcctccaccatctgtagcacatcatcagtcatggctctaaagaaattacaaacccatcatcatctttccatttagcataggcctccacgtcatcttcactaggaaccttgattgttcctgtcacatgccccatcttgtgtatcccACGAAGATAAACGGatataatcttcttccatgttcggaaattggtaccagcGAGTATGGAAGctccaaaagaaccaccttttgagctcttgacagagacCTCAACTTTCTGAACCTCGTTGGCCTTAGAACCTTGAACTTCACTTTTATCATCACCTATCACAACAATACAGTAGTAAAAATCACAGAGTATGCAACGGAAAAAAGATAGGAAATTCCAACAATTgcagcgtttttttttttagaaagaacTTGTTGTATGGGTTGACCGAGACTGAGTTTAGGTCGAGTTGACTCGGTGAAACGGTGAACGAAAGGGACGATCTGACCGGAGAAGATGGCCTAAGGTGAGCGACCAGTCTGAACAGAGTAGTAAGGTGACGTCAAAAACTGGCAGCGATGGAGGATGAGCTATCTAAAGAACCGATCGGGAATCTTGGACCAGTCACGATATGGAGAAAGGCAGCGAACCTGATCTGGAAATCAAGGGACAATGCCGGCAACTGGGTCCGAACGGCGGAAGGAATCCGGTCTGAAAGGGAGACGAAGCCGGTCTGAACAGAAGAAGCCGGCGGTCTGTGCGACGAAGACCAGTCTGGAGGGCTGAGCGCCGGCGTGGCTAGGTTGGCGCAGTAGACCCGATTTGGATTGATAGGAAAGCGACGCAAGGTTGGTTTCTAAGGAGACGAAGACCAGTTTTGATAAATAACAGAGGACGAcaaaaaacaaacccaaacaaaGGGGTTTTGGTTCTGTACCAATTCCTCGGATtgagaaaataaagagaactaAAGAGACAAAGTTCTtccggatctttgctctgataccaagtcaaaaatAAGATAAGAACTTGGGAagtattgagagaatgaattttttgataatcttattcatctcacaaatGGAGGTATATAAGGGTGATTACAGGTATACAATCGACTTACGTCTCTACCCTCTACCACACAAAGAATAGGAAGGTACTAACTAcaaaataattacaatatattctatcCCTAATACTATGCTATGACTCACGCTAAtattaccccgtaatcattccctcctattccaagtaagtaaacgtgcccttagtggagtaagtgagcaatttttaagCAGAAATTGGGTAAGTTGTCACAACCCCTTTTTAGTATCAATAAATTGATACGGAAAAAAACATTAAACTCTTGAATTGACTTTatcatgaaggaaaaaaaaaacttgaattAAGATTTGAAATATTACAAGTCATTACCCCAGGTTTTGATCCCTTGTAAACTAAACAACCATTTAGTTTGAGCTTCCAATCAATAGTtcatcaaaactttttttttctctcgagAAACTTTTCCTCGGTTTCTCTCAAGAAAACCCTTCAACATAGTTTTCCTCCTCCTTCCCTCTTTCTAGCCAGATTTCGATAATTTTTTATTGGTTTTATCCTTTGCGTTTTCTTCCCATCTGCTGTTTTGGTttagttttcccaaattctgtCTCCTACCCAGCCCCGTTCGGTTTCTCCTCGGAGCTTCAATCAAAGTGGGATTTGCCCACTAGTGCACTTGGTGATGCTACAAGAGAGTGTGTTACCTGTCAGTGCCTCTCTCTTTGGTTCTTTGCTAGATCTCACCTCTTCCTTTCAACCGGCCTCGTCGAAGGcagttgctattttggtttCGTTGGTTCTCTTCTTGGCAAACTATGTTCTATGTGATGGAGGTGGTGTTTGTACTTATTCTTAGAAAACTGGTGACTGGGTTCATCAAAATTGGCATGGTACTCGCCTCCACTCGTCTAGTTTGGGTGGAACAGCGAGCACGCTACTTCATGATGCgtaatggtttttttttctccttgTCAATGATTATCGGTGGTGGTTTGTAGATgtcctttgttttcttcttgtttggGCCATTAGGGCTTGGCTGTTTGTTGTAGTTCCTCTTGGGAGGCCTTGGGCCTCTTTGTAACTGgtgttatcttttttttttctttttttttaatgtgaaaatgaCTATGATTAAAAGTTGAAGCTTCTAGGGCAACCGCAGTTTACAACATCGAAGACTAGAGTGTTTGATGCATTTCGGGAATGAATTAGTCCACGAAAACCATCAATTGCATCAGCTGCAAAGTTAGCTTCCTAACTAGTTCTATCAATGAATTTTCATgttctttgaccaaaaaaaaaaaacttttagttTTAATCTGGTCAACAGAAGTAACCAACCATTAATATTTATCAAAGTTATCTAGTTCAGCGATAATAACTGAAATTATCCATACAAATTAAAAgttagggtgcggctattgccaccctaaaaaaaaggtattaaaaagattttgatgaagttaacactaatggttttgtgaattgaataacgaattaacgatggaggatgcaacaaaaagataaaaaagaaaattgtactaaattgaaatttggatggagaagatgaatattaatgttatcagaagagaaattaagtatttttgtatttaattagttatgtatttagttttccttacagatttgaatttttagaaaattagtatacttattagtcattttgcatttgggtaatatgATCTTTTAATAGCTCaagttcaaatatttgtagagtAAACAAAGAAAGTTATTGCACATAATGCTAAACTCATATGTATAGAAGGATtcttctaaaaagaaaaaagatgtatAGAAGgattaatagtttttttttttttaatgaaagacATAATGATCTCAATGGATCTAAATGGAAATTCTAATTACTCCTCCACCTAGTTGATCTAAATGGAACGCATAGGACCTAGAATGATTAGCAAATTGACAATTGAGTTTAATTAGTAGGTTGACAATTGAGTTTAAGGCTATAACACATAGTATAAGCATCATCATACTCCATTCTCACAGAAAGCAAATAGATGTGGATATATGGCTATTGCAGATAGAAGTGCCTACGGAGCATTTCAAACATGGTAAACAAACAGAAATTCAAGTTCGATTAATGTGTTCGTGTCATGCATTGAAAAGGCAATTGGAAAAATTATAATcgatatatatacaaaagaatggaagttacaatattcacaatttACAACAACACAGAAATTAAAGAATGGATCAACAATGATGCCAGAAATCCAAGCTTCCTAAACCAAACAAAACTCCTCCACATTCTTCCCAGAGATCTTTCCCTTTGTTCTTCTCCATCTTGAGCATCTTGACAAACGTTTGCAGTGTCAAAAGACTATCAGAACCAGCCTGGTGGCTACTCCCAGCCACACGGTCAACGCCAAGGGTTTCTGCCACGCTATTAAAACCGCCAAACAGTCCATCACAGAACTTCATCATGTACTTGATGTCGTACACATTCGGTCCGAAATATGTCTTCACGTTGCCCATGAACTCCTTGATATCCTCTGGCAGTTCCTTGTTCCCAGTGAACATCTTTATCAAGTACCCAAAATCATATGCACTCTGGAAAGTAGCCCAAGTCAAGCAAGGAAGCAACTCCACTAGCCCAGACCTCTCAATCTCCTCAGCAAAGTCTGCAGAACAAATACCAGTGCATTTGTTGTCGGAAAAGTCTATTCCCTGCCGCTTCAGGACATCAATCGAGACAGTATTCCTCAAATGTTGAGTACAGTCCACATCAAAATCACTGAAATTAAACTCCCAACAACAGTAAGCACCATCATAAACCGGCAAATTCCCAAATGGGTCAGAGAGTGAAAGACCCAATTGGATAATATGGGTTTGGTCCACATTGGTCTTCATCATCTTATACACATCAACCGGAACAGCTTGAGATATCAGATGCTTCGGAATTTCGGATTTAACCACTGTCCCGGGGAATTCGGTGTCGAAATTAGCAAATCGGTAGCCGGCCCTGATTAGACTCTGAATTACGGCAATCTCGGCTTTGTAATTATAGCGACAAACACTTCGAACCTCGAACCGATCGGCTTTCTCCACAGATCCTTGACGACAAATTGGGGCGCCGACAACGCTGAAAACAGGGACGCGGCTCTGAAATTGAGGAGGGTAAAGGGGTATAGGGCGGTGGTGTAGAGGAATCAGAGGCACAGGTCGGCGGTGGAAGACCACCGGAACTCCGCCGCGGAAATCAGAAGCAGGCCCAATTGGGAAGATCGGAATTCCTCTCTGAACTATCATCATAAAACGCTCTAAATTAAGATCACGATCTAAGTTGCGAGATTTCAATCGAATGTAAAACCCTAGAGGGCGATCTGAGATTTCGATCACACTTTTGGATCACTGCAATGTAGTAACTTTTACATCGAAAGCAGGaggagaaatggaaacttacacTGGCTTCGCCACTCATATATAGGCTCCGACCGCCGACTCCATCAGCTGGCGTCGGATCCAcgccgttctctctctctctcttcttgctCCGCGTCTATTTCTGCGTGGGATTAACATTCAGCGTGGGGTCCACGCTAAAataacttttgtttttctttctaaattaatattataattttgtttaatttaaaaaaataaaaataaaaattcgacCTCCAAGTTTTGATCTAATAACAaccagtatatatatatatacgtatcaaaaaaaaaaaaacaatatatatatatatatattttttaaataaaacatatcaaaactttcaattttttattattatctaaaaacataaatatatatatatatgtatatatacttgATTTAAGTTATGTTTGGATCCCCCAGAGAGGATTCCATGCATCGTCGGGTCCGTTGCACCAGCAGTGTGCAAATCACGTGCGTTAACAAACGTTGCCATCCGTTGGTCGGTGAAGAAAACGGAAACGAAGAACAAAAAAACCAAAGTgcagtaaaaagaaaatttaccCCGACCAGTTGGCATGCACGTGGTTGTTGAGATCGGCCTTTGTGGTTGCATTAACTGATTGGGTTTTCTGAAGTTGTCATAAACTCATGATATTTAGAACCTTGCATACAAGAATCattttgtggttgcatgttaggATTTAATCGAATTGAGTGTGTGCATTTGATTTTGGGTTGAGCTCATTTAGTGAGCTACGATTGTGGAGATATCTCAGTAACCCTACGACCTAAATCACCCACATTTAACAACTTCAAATTCTCTGTTTTATCAGAGCTCAAGGATGAAGATATATTGATATAGAGACACTAATCAGtcgattattaatttattttcatgttCAAGTACTTTGTCAAAATCCTGAGATAATGTCTCTATaactggattttttttttttttttttttttgtaggtgAAGCTAGTTTGGTATTATAATAATGCACTTGGACGAACAGATAAAAAGAAATTCATAGCTCGACATAAATCGTATATTCACTACTCAATTAATTTGTTTTCTCCTTATTTTCTCTGGTCATTGTACACAAGTCCTTTGATGTTATCTTTGTATTATGACAGGTACCATGGTTCAACTTTGATAGCAGCAAGCCTTTCTGGGTATGATACATATTCTAGTGAAATTTCAGGAAAAGATCACCCTTCAGTTCATTAACTGTAAATTTCTTTTCACAGCCTCCCAGCTCTGCATCAAAAATTTGATCTTCCTGCTCCATTTGTATTGCACACTGATTGCCCCCATTATCGGCGCTATCACCAGCC is a window from the Rosa chinensis cultivar Old Blush chromosome 2, RchiOBHm-V2, whole genome shotgun sequence genome containing:
- the LOC112184534 gene encoding probable CCR4-associated factor 1 homolog 11 codes for the protein MMKTNVDQTHIIQLGLSLSDPFGNLPVYDGAYCCWEFNFSDFDVDCTQHLRNTVSIDVLKRQGIDFSDNKCTGICSADFAEEIERSGLVELLPCLTWATFQSAYDFGYLIKMFTGNKELPEDIKEFMGNVKTYFGPNVYDIKYMMKFCDGLFGGFNSVAETLGVDRVAGSSHQAGSDSLLTLQTFVKMLKMEKNKGKDLWEECGGVLFGLGSLDFWHHC